The nucleotide window CCGACATCACCGATCGTGCAGCCATGTCGGAGGCGCTCGCCTCCTTCAAGCCCGATCGCATCATGCATCTGGCGGCCGAGAGCCATGTGGATCGCTCCATCACCGGCGCGGGCGAGTTCGTGCACACCAACGTGGTCGGCACCTTCACGCTGCTGGAAGCTGCGCGCCACTACTGGAGCGAGCTGCCGGCGGCGGAGAAGGAGGCCTTCCGTTTCCTGCACGTCTCCACCGACGAGGTCTACGGCTCCCTCGGCGAGGACGGGCTGTTCGAGGAAGTGACGCCCTACGATCCCTCCTCGCCCTATTCGGCGTCGAAGGCCGCCAGCGACCATCTGGTCGTCGCCTGGCACCGCACCTACGGCCTGCCGGTGGTGGTTTCCAACTGCTCCAACAATTACGGCCCCTACCACTTCCCCGAGAAGCTCATTCCGCTGACCATCCTGAATGCGCTGGAGGGGCGGACCCTGCCGGTCTACGGCAACGGCGCGAATATTCGCGACTGGCTCTATGTGGAAGACCACGCGCGCGCTCTGCACCTCATCGCCTCCAACGGACGGCTGGGCGAGAAGTACAATGTGGGTGGGCGCAACGAGCGGCGGAACATCGAGGTGGTTCGTCGCATCTGCGATCTGATGGATGAGCTGGCGCCGAAGGCAACCTCTCACCACGACCTCATCACTTTCGTGACCGACCGGCCGGGGCATGATGCGCGCTACGCCATCGACGCCACCAAGCTTGAGACCGAGCTGGGCTGGAAGGCCCGCGAGACCTTCGATACCGGCATCGCCAATACGGTGAAGTGGTATCTCGACAATGCGTGGTGGTGGCAGCCGCTGCGCGAGAAGGTCTATGTCGGCGAGCGCCTCGGCATCATCGAGAAGGCCGAAAAATGCGCCTGATCGTCACCGGCAAGCAGGGTCAGGTCGTCTCTTCGTTGCTGGAGCGCGGCCCTGCCGCCTCCGTCGAGGTGATCGCGCTCGGCCGGCCGGAACTCGATCTGGCCGACGCGGCCTCCGTGCGCTCCGCCATCGCCGCGGCGGCGCCCGACGCGATCGTGTCGGCTGCGGCCTACACGGCGGTGGACAAGGCGGAGTGCGAGCCGGACCTCGCCTTCGCCGTCAACGAGACCGGTGCGGGTGCGGTGGCGGAGGCTGCGGGCGCCCTCGGCGTCCCGGTGATCCATCTCTCAACCGATTATGTCTTCGCCGGCGACAAGGCCGATCCCTATGTGGAGACCGATCCGACAGGGCCGGTCTCCGTCTATGGTGCCTCGAAGCTTGCCGGTGAAAAGAAGGTCGCCGCGGCGACGGACAATCACGCCATCCTACGCACCGCCTGGGTCTATTCCCCGTTCGGCGCGAACTTCCTGAAGACCATGCTGCGCCTTGGCGAAAGCCGCGACGTGCTGCGGGTGGTGGCGGACCAGCGCGGCACGCCGACCAGTGCCCTCGACATCGCCGACGCGGTGATCGCGGTCGCCCGGCGCCTGAAGGCGGATCCGGATCCGGCCCTGCGCGGCGTGTTCCACCTGACCGGAGGCGGGGAGGGGACGTGGGCGGACTTCGCCGACGCCATCTTTGGCGGCCTGAAGGAGAAGACCGGGCGCGAGGTGAAGGTGGAGCGGATCACCACCGCCGACTATCCGACGCCGGCGCGCCGGCCCGCGAATTCGCGGCTTTCGACTAAAAAACTGCAATCATCCTATGGAATTGTGCTCGCCGACTGGGACGCGTCCACGCGTGGCGTGGTCGACCGGCTGCTCGCCGCCGGCCCGGCGACTTGAAGGAAGGCAGGGGTATGAAGGGGATCATTCTCGCCGGCGGATCGGGCACTCGGCTCTATCCGATCACCAAGGCTGTCTCGAAGCAGCTCATGCCGGTCTACGACAAGCCGATGATCTACTACCCGCTGACCACGCTGATGCTGGCGGGAATCCGGGAGATCCTCATCATCACCACGCCGCATGATGCGGAAGCCTTCGCCCGCCTCCTGGGGGACGGCACGCAGTGGGGCATCCAGATCAGCTACGCGGTGCAGCCGAGCCCGGACGGGCTGGCGCAGGCCTTCATCATTGGCGCGGACTTCGTTGCCGGCGGGCCGTCGGCGCTGATCCTCGGCGACAATATCTATTACGGCCACGGCCTGCCGGAATTGCTGCGCGCCGGCAGCGCGCAGGGCAAGGGCGCCCGTGTGTTCGCCTATCATGTGACCGATCCCGAGCGCTACGGCGTGGTCGAGTTCGACCCCTCGATGCGGGCGATCTCCATCGAGGAAAAGCCGGCGCAGCCCAAGAGCAACTGGGCGGTGACCGGGCTTTATTTCTACGACGAGCAGGTGGTGGACATCGCCGCCAACCTGAAGCCGTCCCCCCGGGGCGAGCTGGAGATCACCGATCTCAACCGCGTGTACCTGGAAAAGGGCGAGCTCTCGGTGGAACTCATGGGCCGCGGCTATGCCTGGCTCGACACCGGCACGCCGGACAGCCTGCTCGACGCGGCCGACTTCGTCGCGACCCTGGAGAAGCGCCAGGGTTTCAAGATCGCCTGCCCTGAAGAGGTGGCGTATCGCATGGGGTTCATCGACGTGAACCAGCTTGGCGAACTGGCTGTTGCCCTGGGCAAGAGCAATTACGGCAAGTATCTCGCGCAGATCGTCAAGCAGAAGGGGAGCGTGGGCGTCTGACGCCCACGCAAGACAGCCTAGCGATTTCGACGCCACAACCCCGGGGGCGGTATGCGTATTCTTGTTGTGTCAGCGATGTTCCCCCCCAACGTTCTCGGCGGTGCGGAAATCTCTGCTTTCAATCTCACGTCCTGGTTGTTGAAGCAGGGGCATGAAATCGGCGTCCTCATGGCCGCCAAAGCCAAGGACGAGGTGAAGTACGGCGAGATGGTCGACGGCATGAAGGTGTGGAGCCTTTTCATGCCGCGGCCCTATCCGATCTTCAAGCAGGGCCGGGATGTGAACCCGCTGCTCAAGCCGCTGTGGCATCTGCAGGACCATTACGATCCCCGCAACCCGAAGCTGGTCGGCGAGGTGCTGGACGCCTTCAAGCCGGACTTCTGCAACGTGCATTACATGACCGGGCTCGGTCACAATGCGCTCGGGGAGATCGGCAAGCGCGGCATTCCCATGATGTACGTGATGCCGGACATGGCGCTGTCCTGCTTCCGCTCGACCATGTTCGTGAACGGCAAGACGTGCGAGACGCAGTGTAATCCCTGCAAGCTGTCCGCCGCGGTCAAGCGCCAGGGCATCCGTGCGGTGAAGCGCATCGGCTTCAGTTCGCCTTCGCTCGCCAACCTGGAGCAGAACGCGCGCTTCCAGCCGCTGATGGAATATCCCCACGCCCACATCCTGAACGCCAACAAATATCCCAAGCCCACCGCGCCGCGCGCGCCCTCCGACAAGGTGCGCTTCGTCTATGCCGGGCGGCTGCACCAGTCCAAGGGCGTCGATGTGCTGCTAAAGGCTGCCGAGCAGCTGCGCGAGCGCTGGGACTTCACCTTCACGGTGGTGGGTGGCGGCGGCTACGAGGGTGAACTGCGGCAACGGTTCGACCACCATGATTGGGTCACCTTCACCGGCCATGTTCCCCTGCAGGACGCCATCAACCACATCGGCGCTGCGGACATGCTCTGCATCCCCTCGATCTGGTTCGAGAATTCGCCCGGCGTGGTGATCCAGGCGCTGGGCATGAGCGTGCCGGTCATTGGCAGCGAAGTGGGCGGCATTCCCGAACTGGTGAAGCATGACGAGAACGGCCTGCTGGTGCCGCCGGGCGACCAGGAGGCCTGGCGCACTGCCCTTGAGCTGATCCTGAGCGATCCCGCCCGGCTGAAGCGCTACCAGGACCAGGCGGCGTCGCGGGCCGGCGAGTTTGAACAAGACTACCTCGGACAGCGTTATCTGAAGTTCATCGACGAGATCCGGAACTTCGAGGGCGCCACGCCCGGGAAGATCTACCACTCGCCTGCGGCGGTGTAGTCCCGGCCGGTCCTCGCACCGCGCCGGGAGACCACGGCACGGGGCGGGCAAAACCGGACCGGTGCGGTGGAAACACCAGCCGGCGTCCGAATGTCTTGGGTCAGTACCTCGGGTCAGTACCTCAGGTCAGAGTCTTGGAAAAGCGTCGAGGATTAGTGACAGGAGATCGATTTGGCCAACGGTTTGCGGCGGGACGACAAGGGGGGCGGGGCGGCTGTGCGCGCCCCTGCTCCGGTGCGTCCGCGCGCTGATTGGCTGAAGTTCTGGCGCGGGCTAAGGGCCGGACCGTCGCGGCGGCGAGTGCCGCGGTGGGTGGTGCCGCTGACCGGCGTCGTTCTTGCCGCGAGCCTGCTGTCGCGCTCCTACGGCACAGAGGTCAAGGCGCTCCGTTTCGACCCCGCCGATCCGGTGGTGGCGCGGGCGGAGCCGCTCATCATCGGCGCGAACGTGCATTTCGGCCTGCGCCGCGTGCTCGGCTTCACCTCCGACGAGGTCGGCCTCGACGGGCTGGCGGCCCTCGGCGCGGATTCCTTCCGTGATTTCCTGCCGTGGCCCTCGTTCGTGCCCGATGGCGAAGGGCAGCGGCTGGTCTATTCGCAGCGGTTGATGCGCTTCCTGGGCCGGACCAAGCTGTTGCCGGTGCTGAATGTCGGCCAGCCCAACAGCAACGTTCCCGGCGGCGTTCCCCCGGTGTCGGACCAGGGCCTCGTGACCTTCGCAGCCTATCTGCGTGAAGCGGTGCGGCTCACCGAGGCGCATCGGCCCATCTATGAGATCTGGAACGAGTGGAACATCCATTGGGGCTCGGGACCGGTGCTGCCGCGCCTGACCGGCGAGGGAGAGGCAAGCGATCCGCGCGCCGCGGTTCATTACGCGCGGGTTGCCCAGGCGGGCGTGCGCGCGATCCGGGAGGTGGCCCCCCACGCGCGGATTATCGTGGGTGCGGTCGGCGACGATGCGGGATGGGCCTGGACCAAGTCCATCGTGAGACGCGGAGCGCTTCAGGGCGCAGATGGGCTTTCGGTGCACGTCTACAACCACTGCCTCAACGCCCGCGATCGCACGGCGCGCGAACTGATCCAGCGCGTGGAAGCCCTGCAGCAGGCGCTGAAAAGCACGGCCGGCGGCGCGGAGACGCCCATCTACATCACCGAATTCGGATGGCCGGTCTTTCCGCAGCGCTGCACGCTGGACGAGACGCAGGCCGCGCATAACGTGGCGCAATTCATCCTGCTCGCCGCGCCGGTGCCGTGGATCAAGGGCATCTGGGTGCACAGCATGAAGGATGGCGGGAACAATCCCGACGACATCGAGGATCATTTCGGGCTGTTCCGCTTCGATAACACGCCGAAACCGGCGGTCTGCTTCTTCCGGGAGGCCGCAAAGATCGTGCGTTCGGCTCGATCGATCGAGGTGGCGGAACCGTTCGATGGCGTGTTTGCCGCGCGTGCGCGCGGACAAGATGGGCGCCAGCGGCTCGTGCTTTGGACATCCAACCGGTTTGTCGAGGCCCGTTACCGTCTGGACAAGGGACAAGGACAAGGGCGGCTGATGTGTGGAGGAACAATCCAGGTGGCGAGCGAGAAGGAGGCTGCATTGTCGTCGCAGCCGCTGATCATCGATTTTGATGGTGATGCTGTGGTCAAGATCGAAATCTCGATTTAGCTAGGAGCCGTTCGATCATGACACAGCTTGACGTTACGGTGCCGTTGTTTGCAATTCATCATCACAAGATTGGTGGAACGGAATCGGCGGTCTACAATCTGGTGCACGGCCTGGCGCGAACCGACGCGCGGCTCACCATCGCCTTTGCCGAGGCCGGACGCTTTTCGCCTGAGTTCCAGCAGTGGATGGTGGACAATCCGCACGTCGCCCAGGCGATCCTGCCGGCTATTCGTGGCTCGAAGAACACCCGCTTTCTCGAGGAAACGCTTTTCGAGCTGAAGCGTGGCAAAGAGGGATGGGTCGTTTACCCAAACTATTTCCTGCCGCCGCGTCTGGGTTCAAGAAAATCTGCCGTTATTCTTCATGATATCCAGTACAAGGTTCTGCCGCAGTACCACAGCGCCAAGCGCAAGGCCTGGTTGAACTTTTACCTGAAGGGGCTGTTCAAGCGGGCTGACGTGGTCCTGTCCATCTCGAATTCCGAGAAAAACCTGGTCGCTGAGCATTTCGGCGCCGAGGCGGCGAGCCGCTGCCAGGTCATTTATAACGCCATCGACTGGCATCGCTTCGAGGGCGGGCCGATCAGCCAGCGCATCGTCGATCTGGCGCAGCGCCCCTATATCCTTACGGTCAGTCATCCTTTCCCGCACAAGAACATCTCGACGCTCATCAAGGCCTTCAACGCCATCAGCCAGACGGACAAGGAGATCCGCCTGTACCTGGTGGGCAAGGACTCCCCCGAGCGGCGTCAGCTGATCACCGAGAACGCGGATCCGGCGGCTGTGGACCGCATCGAGCTGACCGGCGTGGTCAGCGATGCGGAACTGGGCGAGCTGTACCGTCGGGCGCGGGTGTTTGCCCTGCCGTCCCTCTACGAAGGGTTCGGGATGCCGGCCGTGGAAGCCATGGGCCTCGGTGTGCCGACGGTCGCCAGCGGCGTGACCTCGCTGCCCGAGGTGACGCTGGGCCAGGCCAGCTATGTCGACGATCCGTTGAGTGTCGGCGGCTGGATCGACGCCATATCGGCCCTTCTTGAGCGCGGAGGGCGTGTCGCTCCCGAAGTGGTCGAGCAGATTCGCCAGAAATATGAACCCAAACACGTTGCGGAAAACCTGCTCGACGTTTTGGCGTCGGCAGACGCCGCTGGAACATCAAGGTGATGAACATGGATCGCGCCGTCGTCGTCATCCCAACCTACAATGCCAGTCGTCATTTGGGAGACCTGCTGCCTGCGCTGCAGCAGCAGGGGCTGCGTCCGGATCAGTATTTCGTCATCGACAGTTCGTCGGGCGACGATACGCTCGCGCGTGTCGGGGCGTTCGGGGCACGCACCCACCGCATCGACAAGAAGGAGTTCAACCACGGCGGAACGCGGCGCCTCGCCGCCAACCTCAATCCGGAGGCGGAATTCCTGATCTACATGACTCAGGATGCCATTCCCGAGCCGGGCGCCATCAAGCGCCTTCTCGAGGCGTTTGCGGACGACAAGGTGGGTGTCGCCTACGGGCGGCAGCTGCCCCGTGCCAAGTCCTCGGCCATCGAGCGGCACGCCCGGCTTGCGAACTATCCCGCGATCAACGAGGTTCGCAGCATCGAGGACGCCAGCCGGCTCGGGATCAAGACCGTGTTCTGCTCCAACTCCTTCGCCGCCTATCGGCGCACCGCCCTTGAAGGCGTCGGCAACTTTCCGGAAGACAACTACTTCGCTGAAGATCAGGTGGTCTCGGGCCGCATGTTGCTGAGCGGATGGCGCATTGCCTATGTCGGGGATGCCGCAGTCGTGCACAGCCACGACTACACCATCAAGGAGGACTTCCGGCGCTATTTCGACGTGGGCGTGTTCCACGGCCGAAACCCGTGGCTGCTGGAGAAGCTTGGCAAGGCCGAGGGCGCGGGCATGGCCTTCATCAAGTCCGAGACCGCGTATCTGCTGAAGCACGACCCGCTGGCTCTGCCGTCGGCGGGCGTGCGCACGCTGGCGAAGTATGTCGCCTATAAGCTCGGGCAGAGGGAAGCCAAGCTCTCGCCGAAGACCAAGGCGTTCCTGAGCATGCAGCCGGGCTATTGGCGCAATCAGATCAGGTGACATGGCTGCCTGAGGCAGAGTTAGGCGCGGTTCGATGCGGCGGCCGGCACGTTGGGGTCGCAAAACCACCGGGTTCCGGGGGTGCAGGAGATTGAGATGAGTGGAAAGATTATCGTTTTCGGCGGTTCTGGATTTGTCGGCACCCATCTTATTCGATCGCTCGTAGCGCAGGGCGAGCAGATCGTCAGCGTGGACATCCGTCCGCAGCGCGAAACCCTTCCGCAGGTGGACTATCGGATCGGAGACGTCCGGGACCTGTCGGCCTTCGAGGTCGATGGCCCGGTCGCGACGATCTACAATTTCGCCGCGGTCCACACCACGCCCGGCCATCCCTTCTGGGAGTATTACGACACCAACATCAATGGCGCGATCGAGATCACCGCCTGGGCGCGGCGCTATGGTGTGAACGACATCGTGTTCACCAGCTCCATCTCGGTCTACGGCCCGTCGGAAGAGACCAAGTCGGAAGTCTCCACACCGGCGCCGCAGTCTGCCTACGGCTATTCCAAGCTGATGGCCGAGCGCATTCACCGCATCTGGTTCGACGAGGCGCCGGGCCGGCGGCTGACCGTGGTGCGTCCGGCGGTGGTGTTCGGCCGCGGCGAGAGGGGCAACTTTACCCGCCTCGCGCGGCTGCTCCAGAAGGGCTTCTTTGTCTATCCGGGGCGCCGCGACACCATCAAGGCCTGCGTCTATGTGGAAGACCTGCTGGATTCCATCGCCTTCGCCAAAAACAGCCCCGAACCGTTCAAGTTCTACAACGCGGCCTATCCGGAGCGTTACACGCTGGAGCAGGTAGTCTCGCTCTTCATCGCGGACCACTTTCCCAATGGGAAGACCTACACAATTCCCCGCGGCGTCATGATGACGGGCGCCTCGATCCTTGAGAAAACCAGCTTTCTCAAGATCGGCATTCACCCCGAACGGGTGATGAAGCTGGTGCGCTCAACCGATATTTTCCCGGGGTGGCTCACATCGAAAGGATACGTGTTTCCTTACAATCTCAAGGCGGGCCTCCAGCGCTGGTCCGACCAGGGCAACAAGGCCTTCGACTGAGCGGGGGGGGATCCGGCCGGAGCGGAGAGGTCCCGAACGAGCCTCTAAATTTGTTTGGTGGGGATCGCCGGCTGGATTCGGGCTTTGCATTCAAAGTTGCATATTGCGAAACTAAGCGCTGTGGTAATGTAGCTGAGTTGTTCGGAAAGCCGTCCGATCGGCGATATGGCTTAGGCTGGGACTTTTGGAAAAATCCAGCAGAGGAAGGGTAATTTGTCGTATCGGTTCGACGGAGCAGCCGATGCGGTGTTTCGTCGATTTTCACTCACTGGTTCAATGTGGCAAGTTGAGCTGGCCGATCCACGCCTGAAGCGCAGTCAAAAGTAAGACATATGAAACTGCTTCATGTTTGTGAGAGTGTGATCGGTGGGACTGGTTCCTATATCTCCGAACTCATTCCGAAGCAGGTAGAATTATACGGGGCAGAGAATGTTGTTTTATTGATCCCTGGAAATCAAATGCACTATTTGGATGCCGAGGTCGTAGCATCCGGTGTCAAGATGATACCCTTTTCAAGGAAGTCGCGATTCTGGGGGATTTCCAGCTTCGTATCGACTTACCTAAAGGTGCTCAGGGACTTCAACCCTGATGTCGTGCATGCCCACTCCTCCATCGCGGGCTTCGTGGTTCGCTTGATCGGCGTGCGGAGAAAATACTCCATCGTCTTCTGCCCCCATGGCTGGTCCGTGGACATAAAGGGCGCAAGGATCATGCGGGCCATCGCAGAGTGCGTGGAGCGCGTGCTCGCTTATAATACCGACCGGGTTGTTCTGATCTCGCAGCACGAATATCGCCGGGCTGGCGACCTTGGTTTTCCTGAGGAAAAGCTCAGCCTGGTGATCAGCGGCATCATGCCGGATCCGCCGCATGTGGCGGCTGCGAAGTGGGAGGACTCCCGCTTGAAGGTGCTATTCGCGGGCCGTTTCGATTTCCAGAAGGGTGTCGACGTTCTCCTTCATGCTGTGGAGGGCCAGGGGGCTCGCATGAGCCTGAGGCTGGTGGGCGGAGGGGTCGTCAACAGTTTGAACCTGCCGGAGAGCCTGCCGCTGCATGTGGCCAATCTCGGCTGGCTCGACCGGCTGGATGTCTGCGCCCAGATGAAAAGCTGTGACGTGCTCGTGGTGCCGTCACGCTGGGAGGGCTTCGGCCTTGTTGCGATCGAGGCCATGCGGCTCGGTGTTCCGGTGGTCGCTTCGGCGGTTGGTGGCCTGAGGGAGATCCTGGGCGAAGGCCAGTACGGCGTCATCGTGCCACCAGAGGATCCCGAAGCGTTGTGCGCCGCCTTGCTCAGCCTGACGCCGGCGCGCCTCAAGGAACTGTCGGAGCTTGGCCGCGCTCGCTTTCTCGCGGCCTATTCATCCGAACGCATGGTGCGGGAGATCGACGCCGTATATGCTGCAGCGCGGAAAAGATGATACGCTTCTGACTGTCGTTTGCCCGCGCCAGACATTCCGGCGGCAGGGTGGCGATGTTGGAGTAGAGATCTTCCGGCATCGGCAGGGGTGGTGCTCTGTTCCTCCTGCGTGCGATGGGGGGTGACGTTTTGGGTGCCGCAGGGTGAGCGGCGCGCGGTCAGATTTGGAAGCGAGGGATCGTTATGAGAGGTGTCGCATCGGCAAGGAAGGAGTCGGACCTTCTCTATCTGTTCATGGTCATCGCATTCCTGTTGTTTGCGACGCGCGATGGTTTGACCGGGGCCGTTCGCTATTTTCTCTCCCTCGTGCATCTCGATATGCTCTGGTTCGTTCCGGACCTGATGGCGTTTGCGTTGGTCGTTGTTTTTGCCTATCAGCAGATCTTTGTAAAACGAAACCCGATTGGGATTATGTTCGTTTTCGCCTTCATATTTTCTCTCGGTGTCAGTGTCTATTTTATGAAGAGTGACGTGTTGGCCTTTGTGTCGACGATCAAAAGTTTTACGCCGATGTTTATCGGATTTTGTTTTTACAATCGATCGATCACCGAACGGCGCTGGGTCAGGTGGTTCCTGATAGCTCTGCTCGCCGCATCTATTGTGGGCCTGATCCTCAACCGCTTTGTCGAGTATCCGTGGGCCGGTCAGACCATCACCGCCTTTGGCGTGGAAAAGCAGGCGAGCAAACTCTGGTGGCAGGGGGGCGAAGTCCGCTACGGCGGGTTTGCCGGTGACAGCACCATGGCCGCCTATATGGTGGTGTTCATCTACGCGCTGCTGTCGCCCTATATGAGCCTTGCCGTCAATGTCGCCCTGTGGCCGTTCATGGGGTGGGCCATTCAGACGTCAACGAGCAAGACCGCGCTTGGTATCTTTGTTATCTATGTGATGATGTTCATCTTTGCCAG belongs to Xanthobacter autotrophicus Py2 and includes:
- a CDS encoding conserved hypothetical protein (KEGG: bja:blr2368 hypothetical protein) — protein: MRGVASARKESDLLYLFMVIAFLLFATRDGLTGAVRYFLSLVHLDMLWFVPDLMAFALVVVFAYQQIFVKRNPIGIMFVFAFIFSLGVSVYFMKSDVLAFVSTIKSFTPMFIGFCFYNRSITERRWVRWFLIALLAASIVGLILNRFVEYPWAGQTITAFGVEKQASKLWWQGGEVRYGGFAGDSTMAAYMVVFIYALLSPYMSLAVNVALWPFMGWAIQTSTSKTALGIFVIYVMMFIFARLLKYPERIKTFLRRTALWSFLALLLPPVLMLALSGVSLEDLSPTLMSMADRINNTWQQPFETVAELFPVGLVLGCGIGCFAYPMQYTPMADYHVPLDNFYMTTFIMMGFPFLVTVLYQIYSVRYIKDPVRLSLITLFNLYSITVQCYGPSFATLMYGYIFSEMFGMAWRLERRIQPMPTIASSLGVATSWSGGGDVGLKAGRQPAR
- a CDS encoding glycosyl transferase group 1 (PFAM: glycosyl transferase group 1~KEGG: plt:Plut_0775 glycosyltransferase-like), with protein sequence MIPFSRKSRFWGISSFVSTYLKVLRDFNPDVVHAHSSIAGFVVRLIGVRRKYSIVFCPHGWSVDIKGARIMRAIAECVERVLAYNTDRVVLISQHEYRRAGDLGFPEEKLSLVISGIMPDPPHVAAAKWEDSRLKVLFAGRFDFQKGVDVLLHAVEGQGARMSLRLVGGGVVNSLNLPESLPLHVANLGWLDRLDVCAQMKSCDVLVVPSRWEGFGLVAIEAMRLGVPVVASAVGGLREILGEGQYGVIVPPEDPEALCAALLSLTPARLKELSELGRARFLAAYSSERMVREIDAVYAAARKR